From the genome of Gilliamella sp. wkB7, one region includes:
- a CDS encoding endonuclease/exonuclease/phosphatase family protein, producing MFRKRNYTLRYKRNSDVELILPNHHIVVKQPLIDQEYFSILVWNIFKQKRAECINILELYADKAKLILLQEAQTTPQLLNFISRHNKIADHVPAYCLKDIYAGVMTIADNLPTDLLSFREIEPLIRVPKSALITIYPIKNSLQQLLVANIHAVNFSIGIKVYRQQIHILLKRIKEHHGPVILAGDFNAWSKQRLDLLFYLVSSIGLNPVNFSVDIRKTFMGRPLDFVFYRGLQPDAAQIISTTASDHNPLYVSFKLDLHSQG from the coding sequence ATGTTCAGAAAACGCAATTATACATTAAGATATAAGAGAAATAGCGATGTAGAATTGATATTACCTAACCATCATATAGTGGTAAAGCAACCACTCATTGATCAAGAATATTTTTCAATTTTAGTTTGGAATATTTTTAAGCAAAAGAGGGCGGAATGTATCAATATTTTAGAGCTTTATGCGGATAAAGCTAAACTAATTTTATTACAAGAAGCCCAAACTACACCTCAATTATTAAATTTTATTTCACGACACAATAAAATAGCAGATCATGTTCCAGCATATTGTTTGAAAGATATTTATGCTGGTGTTATGACTATAGCCGATAATTTACCAACAGATCTTTTGTCTTTTAGAGAAATAGAGCCACTAATTCGGGTTCCCAAATCAGCGTTAATAACTATCTATCCTATTAAAAATTCATTACAACAATTATTGGTAGCAAACATTCATGCTGTTAATTTTAGTATTGGAATTAAGGTTTATCGCCAACAAATCCATATTTTATTAAAACGTATTAAAGAACATCATGGTCCAGTAATATTAGCAGGGGATTTTAATGCATGGAGTAAACAGCGCTTAGATTTATTATTTTATCTAGTGAGTTCAATTGGACTTAACCCCGTAAATTTCAGCGTTGATATTAGAAAAACATTTATGGGAAGACCTTTAGACTTTGTTTTTTATCGAGGATTACAGCCTGATGCAGCACAAATAATTAGTACAACTGCATCAGATCATAATCCTCTTTATGTAAGTTTTAAATTGGATTTGCATTCACAAGGTTAA
- a CDS encoding transglycosylase SLT domain-containing protein, whose product MKKLLIFTVLCSFLGACQQYSGPRHNAVVRIKYSKNTVVSNRQTVSNSNYVSITQNPWQYINNQINVNVPDNSRIKAEREILLRDPQGFETIALRSEPYVYYIVNQLRKNNLPVELALVPLIESAYDPLATSSAQAAGLWQFVPITAKEYGLKQSNYFDARRDLIASTNSAITLLQNLNERFNGDWLLTLAAYNAGEGRVRRAIEKNHAKGLSTDYWSLELPNETMHYVPKILAIVDIVKNNTRYGIKLPDCNYENSLVRIDITKNISLAKIAQYTGLSLNELTTYNAGYVQQTVNGPFHLLIPHAQAKSLFQKLQAENLVANEITELLQDVPHAPMPFEVKSSAVQHNDLNHQKISSIVENNSNNTQITYQVKAGDNLYSIAQNYRVKITDLLLWNNLKNQRIKEGDVLTINLVNANPI is encoded by the coding sequence ATGAAAAAATTATTAATATTTACAGTGTTATGCTCTTTTTTAGGTGCATGTCAGCAGTATAGTGGGCCACGCCATAATGCAGTTGTTAGAATAAAGTACTCAAAAAATACCGTAGTGAGTAATAGACAAACTGTCAGTAATAGTAATTATGTATCTATCACGCAAAATCCATGGCAGTATATAAACAATCAGATTAATGTTAATGTTCCCGATAATAGTCGCATTAAAGCTGAAAGAGAAATATTATTACGTGATCCCCAAGGATTTGAAACAATCGCATTACGTTCGGAGCCTTATGTTTATTATATAGTTAATCAATTACGTAAAAATAATTTACCTGTTGAGTTAGCTTTAGTTCCTTTAATTGAAAGTGCTTATGATCCATTAGCAACATCATCTGCTCAAGCGGCGGGTTTATGGCAATTTGTACCTATAACAGCAAAAGAGTATGGCTTAAAACAGAGTAATTATTTTGATGCTCGCCGTGATTTAATTGCATCAACAAATTCAGCCATTACATTATTACAAAATTTAAACGAACGCTTTAATGGCGATTGGTTGTTAACGCTTGCTGCTTATAATGCTGGTGAAGGGCGCGTTAGAAGAGCAATCGAGAAAAACCATGCTAAAGGTTTATCCACTGACTATTGGTCTTTAGAATTACCTAATGAAACAATGCATTATGTTCCTAAAATTTTGGCAATCGTGGATATTGTAAAAAATAATACCCGATATGGTATTAAATTACCTGATTGTAATTATGAAAATTCATTGGTCAGAATTGATATAACTAAAAACATTTCATTGGCTAAAATTGCTCAATATACAGGATTGTCACTCAATGAGTTAACAACCTATAATGCGGGGTATGTACAGCAAACCGTAAATGGTCCTTTCCATTTGCTTATTCCACATGCTCAAGCCAAAAGTTTATTCCAAAAATTACAAGCAGAAAATCTTGTAGCAAATGAAATAACTGAGCTTTTGCAAGATGTACCACATGCTCCGATGCCATTTGAAGTTAAATCATCGGCAGTACAACATAATGATCTAAATCATCAAAAGATCAGTTCAATTGTGGAGAATAATAGTAACAATACTCAAATCACCTATCAAGTGAAAGCGGGTGATAATCTTTATAGCATTGCGCAAAATTATCGAGTGAAAATTACCGATCTGTTGTTGTGGAATAACTTAAAAAATCAGAGAATTAAAGAAGGTGATGTCCTAACAATTAACCTTGTGAATGCAAATCCAATTTAA
- the gloB gene encoding hydroxyacylglutathione hydrolase: protein MFHLHVIPALKDNYIWLLENSHNQVIIVDPGDAQVVINYLNQHKLLPLAILLTHHHIDHVGGVSGLKTKYPDIFIYGPSEINLPITYLTNQHEVSIGDFNFEVFHLPGHTLGHLAYYCHPYLFSGDTLFSAGCGRIFEGTYQQMLSSLKKLKQLPDDTLVCAGHEYTLANLNFAKNMVPDDKEINKYFDSIHNKSVTLPSILNEEKQINLFLRCEEKSLQDKFNFNDELELFAFFRSLKDNF from the coding sequence ATGTTTCACTTACATGTCATTCCCGCATTAAAAGATAACTATATATGGTTATTAGAAAATTCACATAATCAGGTCATCATAGTCGATCCTGGTGATGCACAAGTGGTCATTAATTATCTTAATCAACATAAACTATTACCACTTGCAATTTTACTTACTCATCACCATATAGACCACGTTGGAGGTGTTAGTGGGCTAAAAACCAAATATCCTGATATATTCATTTATGGTCCAAGTGAGATTAATTTACCAATTACCTATCTAACTAATCAACATGAAGTTAGTATTGGTGATTTCAATTTTGAGGTGTTCCATTTACCTGGACATACTTTGGGACATTTAGCTTATTATTGTCATCCTTATCTGTTTTCTGGTGATACATTGTTTTCTGCTGGATGTGGAAGAATTTTTGAAGGAACTTATCAACAAATGTTAAGTTCGCTTAAAAAATTAAAACAGTTGCCTGATGATACTCTTGTTTGTGCTGGACACGAATACACTTTAGCAAATTTAAATTTTGCTAAAAATATGGTTCCAGATGACAAAGAAATAAACAAATATTTTGATAGTATCCATAATAAATCAGTGACTTTACCTTCTATTTTAAATGAAGAAAAACAAATTAATTTATTTTTACGATGCGAAGAAAAATCTTTACAAGATAAATTCAATTTTAACGATGAATTAGAGCTGTTTGCTTTTTTTAGGAGCCTAAAAGATAATTTTTAG
- the rnhA gene encoding ribonuclease HI, which translates to MLKQIEIYTDGSCLGNPGPGGYAAILKYKQNEKILSQGYFKTTNNRMELLAAIVALEQLKQTCKIKLYSDSQYVRNGITNWIHGWKRNGWKTSNKKPVKNVDLWMRLDKLVQTHEIEWIWVKGHAGHIENERCDVIAKSMAQAPSLSDVIFEQSLSENENNDDSEMNLF; encoded by the coding sequence ATGTTAAAACAAATTGAAATATACACAGATGGTTCTTGCCTTGGTAATCCTGGTCCTGGAGGATATGCCGCAATATTAAAATATAAGCAAAACGAAAAAATCTTATCTCAAGGTTATTTTAAAACAACAAACAATCGCATGGAATTATTAGCCGCTATTGTTGCCTTAGAGCAATTAAAACAAACTTGCAAAATAAAACTCTATTCAGATAGTCAATATGTACGTAATGGGATTACCAATTGGATACATGGATGGAAAAGAAATGGCTGGAAAACATCCAATAAAAAACCTGTTAAAAATGTAGATTTATGGATGCGTTTAGACAAATTGGTTCAAACGCATGAAATTGAATGGATTTGGGTAAAAGGTCATGCTGGACATATTGAAAATGAACGTTGTGATGTAATTGCCAAATCCATGGCTCAAGCACCAAGCTTATCCGATGTTATATTTGAACAATCATTATCTGAAAATGAAAATAATGACGATAGTGAAATGAATTTATTTTGA
- the dnaQ gene encoding DNA polymerase III subunit epsilon has translation MITNCTRQIVLDTETTGMNQEGNNHYEGHKIIEIGAVEVVNRRLTGNHFHVYINPERLIDEEAFRVHGISDEFVKDKPIFKNIAHDFIKFIDGAELVIHNASFDVGFMDYEFRLCGLDFKTSEHCIVTDTLAMARRMFPGKRNNLDVLCERYQIDNSHRTLHGALLDAEILAEVYLAMTGGQTTLAFSSDEHLSTSTEGSVIKRIERTGNPLKIIKATEYELSEHESILKKIEKKSGEAMWKLH, from the coding sequence GTGATAACTAATTGTACTCGCCAAATCGTATTAGATACAGAAACCACAGGTATGAATCAAGAGGGCAATAATCATTATGAAGGTCATAAGATTATTGAAATTGGTGCTGTTGAAGTGGTTAACCGTCGATTAACTGGCAATCATTTTCATGTCTATATTAATCCTGAACGCTTAATTGATGAAGAGGCTTTTAGAGTTCATGGCATAAGTGATGAATTCGTTAAAGATAAACCGATTTTCAAAAATATTGCTCATGATTTTATTAAATTCATTGATGGCGCAGAGCTAGTGATTCATAACGCTTCATTTGACGTCGGATTTATGGATTATGAATTCCGGCTTTGTGGTCTAGATTTTAAAACATCTGAGCATTGTATCGTAACCGATACTTTAGCTATGGCAAGACGAATGTTTCCCGGTAAACGTAATAATTTAGATGTTCTTTGTGAACGCTATCAGATAGATAATTCTCATCGAACTCTTCATGGCGCTTTACTTGATGCCGAGATTTTAGCTGAAGTTTATTTAGCTATGACAGGCGGGCAAACAACTCTGGCTTTTAGTTCGGATGAACATCTTTCAACTTCAACAGAGGGAAGTGTTATCAAAAGAATAGAACGTACAGGTAATCCGTTAAAGATTATAAAGGCAACGGAATACGAGCTTTCTGAACATGAATCAATCCTAAAAAAAATTGAAAAGAAAAGTGGTGAAGCCATGTGGAAATTACATTAA
- a CDS encoding YbaN family protein, which translates to MLKKSLFILLGSVSFILGTVGIFVPVLPTVPFYLLTAYLWLNSSDRLYSYFTKSKYYQIYIQKMLIEKKASKTSLFKMLLMVFIVLLIPFIIFNSLHVRIILVTVFLAHLIFGYIYFNKNK; encoded by the coding sequence ATGTTAAAAAAAAGTTTATTTATATTATTGGGAAGTGTTTCTTTTATATTAGGAACCGTTGGTATTTTTGTGCCAGTTTTACCTACTGTGCCTTTTTATTTATTAACAGCTTATCTTTGGCTGAATAGTTCTGATCGCCTTTATTCTTATTTTACTAAAAGTAAATATTATCAAATTTACATTCAAAAAATGTTGATTGAGAAAAAAGCTTCAAAAACAAGTTTATTTAAAATGCTTTTAATGGTATTTATTGTATTACTCATACCTTTTATTATCTTTAATTCATTACATGTTAGAATTATTCTTGTTACTGTTTTTCTAGCACATCTTATATTCGGTTATATTTATTTCAATAAAAATAAATAA
- a CDS encoding tRNA-dihydrouridine synthase, producing the protein MKPLIPFYNPSISYEDNYAQGPFGLFSQLDKAEQVTTLPTKFLNVDVNLPFGMPAGPLLNANYIKAAFVYGFDLCVYKTVRTKMHKCHPLPNVLSVHPKGKLTSNLDTVLADTNYNQPLSITNSFGVPSFAPDVWQPDMAEAVKAASHGQCVIGSFQGTQGNGAIEKDYALAAKLVRETDAPILEANLSCPNEGASKLLCFDTDRVERIVNEIKTAVPDRPLILKLAYFPDDERIVSLLKRVGSIIDGLSTINTLSARPVDANGHPALGENRKEGGVCGDAIRWAGLDMVTRLAKYRQQMELNFAIIGVGGVSSSEHYQEFIKAGANAVMSATGAMWNPLLAIEIKKSLKQ; encoded by the coding sequence ATGAAACCTTTGATCCCTTTTTATAATCCAAGTATTAGTTATGAAGATAATTATGCTCAAGGGCCTTTTGGACTTTTCAGTCAATTAGATAAGGCAGAACAAGTAACAACTCTGCCTACTAAATTTTTAAATGTTGATGTGAACTTACCGTTTGGAATGCCTGCCGGTCCATTATTAAATGCAAATTATATCAAAGCAGCTTTTGTATATGGATTTGATTTATGTGTGTACAAAACAGTTAGGACAAAAATGCATAAATGTCACCCTTTACCAAATGTTTTGTCCGTACATCCTAAAGGTAAACTAACCAGTAACCTTGATACAGTTTTAGCCGATACCAATTATAATCAGCCATTATCAATTACTAACTCCTTTGGCGTTCCTTCTTTTGCTCCTGACGTTTGGCAACCAGATATGGCTGAGGCAGTTAAAGCAGCGAGTCATGGTCAATGTGTAATTGGTAGCTTTCAAGGAACGCAAGGCAATGGCGCAATTGAAAAAGACTATGCTTTAGCAGCAAAATTAGTTAGAGAAACTGATGCCCCCATTCTAGAAGCCAATCTGAGTTGTCCTAACGAAGGTGCAAGTAAACTACTTTGTTTTGATACGGATAGAGTGGAGCGTATTGTTAATGAAATAAAAACAGCCGTACCTGATCGCCCTCTTATTTTAAAATTAGCTTATTTTCCTGATGATGAAAGAATTGTGTCGTTATTAAAACGAGTTGGCTCAATTATTGATGGTTTAAGTACTATTAATACCCTTTCGGCTAGACCTGTAGATGCAAATGGCCATCCAGCATTAGGAGAAAATAGAAAAGAAGGTGGAGTCTGTGGTGATGCTATTCGTTGGGCAGGTTTGGATATGGTGACTCGTCTAGCTAAATATCGTCAGCAAATGGAATTAAACTTTGCAATTATTGGCGTTGGCGGCGTAAGCTCAAGTGAACATTATCAGGAATTTATAAAAGCTGGTGCTAACGCAGTAATGAGTGCTACAGGCGCTATGTGGAATCCTTTACTTGCAATAGAAATCAAAAAGAGTTTAAAACAATAA
- a CDS encoding flavocytochrome c, producing MTKKNAFEPLTLPNGVELKNRIIMAPMTTCSGFYEGSVTSDLIEYYNARSGEIGTIIVECGFVDQKGLAFPGAIGLDSDDKIEGLAKIAHAIKEKGSKAIIQVYHGGRMVEPKLIGGLSPVGPSAIAAPRPEAATPIELTANEVDQMIEKFGEAVRRAIQAGFDGIEIHGANTYLIQQFYSPNSNQRNDKWGGSRDNRTRFPLAVLDITHNIVKQFGNSDFIIGYRFSPEELEIPGIRFDDTMYLLEKLAEKGLDYVHFSMGTILRSSIVNIEDPTPLIKKYVAMRSDTLAKIPVVGVGNVINQTDLETALKNGYDLVAVGRACIAYPDWTSRIKNGEKLELFINSDKREELKIPVPLWHFPLVESLIRDVNLNNKKFKPGNYQEKVNDESYEFTINVELAKDYIKDMQLVNANNFDDNVLSNFNEIKDRIISSNSPHVDTISGATTQCEAFKKAVTKAMVKSNKDAILAEGGDPDDKSFDIVIVGSGGAGLAAAIRAHDLGTNVVIIEKMSVIGGNTNKASAGMNAAETKFQKLKGIIDSKDLFYKETMIGGKNKNNPDLLRYFVDNAPDAIDWLDKNGITLSGITTTGGMSIDRTHRPESGAAVGGFLISGLVKNINNRGIEVMLDTNVTKILTENHKVNRVEVTQEDGSIHTIKTKAVIIATGGFGANREMVEKYRPDLKGFVTTNHKGATGSGITILEKLGAGTVDMKEIQIHPTVEQTTAYLISESIRGGGAILISQDGKRFVNELDTRDKVSNSINNLPEHYAYILFDQQVRDENKSVEEYVSRNFVTQANTIDELAKQLSIDANTLTETIKRYDNFILNKHDEDFGRTTGMRHPINKGPFYAIKIAPGIHHTMGGVTINPETQVLDTQHHVIEGVFAAGEVVGGVHGANRIGGNAVADIIIFGLQAGKKATDYIHQY from the coding sequence ATGACAAAGAAAAATGCTTTTGAACCATTAACATTACCCAATGGTGTTGAATTAAAGAATCGCATAATTATGGCACCAATGACTACTTGTTCTGGATTTTATGAAGGTTCTGTAACATCCGATCTAATTGAATATTACAATGCTAGATCTGGAGAAATTGGAACTATTATTGTCGAATGTGGTTTTGTCGATCAAAAAGGGTTAGCTTTTCCTGGTGCTATTGGACTAGATAGTGATGACAAAATTGAGGGTTTAGCAAAAATAGCTCATGCAATTAAAGAAAAAGGTTCAAAAGCAATCATTCAGGTTTATCATGGAGGTAGAATGGTGGAGCCCAAGCTTATTGGTGGACTTTCCCCTGTAGGCCCTAGTGCGATTGCTGCCCCTAGACCTGAAGCAGCTACACCTATAGAACTAACGGCTAACGAAGTAGATCAAATGATCGAAAAATTTGGAGAAGCAGTTAGACGAGCTATCCAAGCAGGTTTTGATGGTATAGAAATCCACGGTGCTAATACCTATTTAATTCAGCAATTTTATTCACCAAATTCAAATCAACGCAATGACAAATGGGGAGGGAGTCGGGATAATCGAACAAGATTTCCCTTAGCCGTTTTGGATATAACTCACAATATTGTTAAGCAGTTTGGGAACTCTGATTTTATTATTGGCTATCGTTTTTCACCAGAAGAGTTAGAAATACCAGGTATTCGTTTTGATGATACTATGTATTTACTTGAGAAATTAGCTGAAAAAGGTTTAGATTATGTTCATTTTTCAATGGGAACGATTTTAAGATCCTCAATTGTCAATATTGAAGATCCAACACCATTGATTAAAAAATATGTTGCAATGCGTTCTGACACATTAGCTAAAATTCCAGTTGTCGGGGTTGGTAATGTAATTAATCAAACCGATTTAGAAACTGCCTTAAAAAATGGTTATGATTTAGTTGCTGTTGGTCGAGCCTGCATTGCCTATCCAGATTGGACAAGTCGAATCAAAAATGGTGAAAAGCTTGAATTGTTTATCAATAGCGATAAGCGAGAAGAACTCAAAATCCCAGTGCCATTATGGCATTTTCCATTAGTTGAAAGTTTAATTCGAGATGTAAATTTAAATAACAAAAAATTTAAACCAGGTAATTATCAAGAGAAAGTCAATGATGAATCCTATGAATTTACGATCAATGTTGAATTAGCAAAAGACTATATTAAAGATATGCAATTAGTTAATGCAAATAATTTTGATGATAATGTATTAAGTAATTTTAATGAAATAAAAGATAGAATTATTAGTTCAAATAGTCCTCATGTTGACACTATTTCTGGTGCTACAACTCAATGTGAAGCATTTAAAAAAGCGGTAACTAAGGCCATGGTTAAATCCAATAAAGATGCCATTTTGGCCGAAGGTGGTGATCCAGATGATAAATCTTTTGATATTGTTATTGTTGGAAGCGGAGGAGCGGGATTAGCAGCGGCAATTCGTGCACATGATTTAGGTACCAATGTAGTCATTATTGAAAAAATGTCAGTCATTGGGGGAAATACCAATAAAGCATCGGCCGGTATGAATGCTGCAGAAACTAAATTTCAAAAACTGAAAGGAATCATCGATAGTAAAGATCTTTTCTATAAAGAAACAATGATTGGAGGAAAAAACAAAAATAATCCTGATTTGTTACGTTATTTTGTCGACAATGCTCCAGATGCTATTGATTGGTTAGATAAAAATGGCATTACGTTAAGTGGTATTACCACAACTGGAGGCATGAGTATCGATCGAACTCATCGACCAGAAAGTGGGGCTGCCGTAGGTGGTTTTTTAATAAGTGGATTGGTAAAAAATATCAATAATCGTGGTATTGAAGTTATGCTTGATACCAACGTCACTAAGATTTTAACTGAAAATCATAAAGTAAACAGGGTGGAAGTTACCCAAGAAGATGGTTCAATTCATACCATTAAAACAAAAGCAGTAATCATTGCTACCGGTGGATTTGGCGCAAATAGAGAAATGGTTGAAAAATATCGCCCTGATCTCAAAGGTTTTGTGACAACTAATCATAAAGGAGCAACAGGATCGGGAATTACCATCCTAGAAAAGCTTGGTGCAGGTACGGTGGATATGAAAGAAATTCAAATTCATCCTACTGTAGAACAAACAACCGCTTACCTCATTTCTGAATCAATTCGTGGTGGAGGTGCAATATTAATATCACAAGATGGAAAACGCTTTGTTAATGAATTAGATACACGCGATAAAGTTTCCAATAGTATCAATAATTTACCAGAACATTATGCTTATATCTTATTTGATCAACAAGTTCGTGATGAAAATAAATCGGTAGAGGAGTATGTTTCACGTAATTTTGTGACTCAAGCCAATACTATTGATGAATTAGCTAAACAGTTATCCATTGATGCAAATACATTGACTGAAACAATAAAACGTTATGATAATTTTATTTTGAATAAACATGATGAAGATTTTGGTCGAACAACAGGGATGCGTCATCCTATTAATAAAGGCCCATTTTATGCGATAAAAATTGCACCAGGAATACATCATACTATGGGAGGAGTAACTATCAATCCGGAAACACAAGTATTAGATACTCAACATCATGTTATTGAAGGCGTCTTTGCCGCTGGTGAGGTGGTTGGAGGCGTACATGGTGCCAATCGTATTGGTGGAAATGCAGTTGCAGATATCATTATCTTTGGTTTACAGGCAGGCAAAAAAGCTACAGATTATATTCATCAATATTAA
- a CDS encoding DASS family sodium-coupled anion symporter: MDTIKKPPVKWLPFIIIAAISAILWLFVLPPDGISIEGWRTSIIFVATIACIVAEIMPIGAIGLLAITIFAVLRPSGATSATESIKIALSELNSTLIWLIVIAFMIARGFIKTGLSKRIAYYLVKILGRNTLGLAYGLSVTDIALAPAIPSTTARAGGVIYPIAEALAINFNSNPKDDSRNRIGTFLMLTISHINDITSAMFLTAFTGNLLAAKLVTSSLGITLGWGQWFIAAIAPCLASFIIIPLVIYFLTNPVLKKTPEAPKLATEELKKMGPVTSKEIIMGSTVILLLVFWIFGNKLDIDSTTTAFIGLTLLILTGVLSWDDIKGEKAAWDTLIWFAALLMMAGQVNKLGVTKWLGNTIGNAIEGHLGESSWVLVIIILCTVYVYLHYFFASGNAHIAALFPVFLSVAIALGLPQMIAIFALVICTNYFGSITQFANARNPLLFAEGFVPVKTWWKVGFVCSVVNLIIVFTIGLLWWKMIGLGQ, from the coding sequence ATGGATACAATAAAAAAGCCACCGGTTAAATGGCTACCATTTATTATTATCGCTGCTATTTCAGCCATTTTATGGCTATTTGTATTACCTCCTGATGGAATCAGTATAGAAGGATGGCGGACAAGTATTATTTTTGTGGCTACTATTGCTTGTATTGTTGCAGAAATTATGCCTATTGGCGCAATTGGTTTACTGGCGATTACCATTTTTGCGGTGTTAAGACCATCTGGAGCTACTTCTGCAACAGAATCAATTAAAATCGCGCTAAGCGAATTAAATAGTACATTGATATGGCTTATTGTTATCGCTTTTATGATCGCTCGTGGTTTTATTAAAACAGGATTAAGTAAACGTATCGCTTATTATCTTGTGAAAATTCTCGGACGAAATACATTAGGTTTAGCCTATGGATTATCAGTAACTGATATTGCTTTAGCACCTGCAATTCCAAGTACCACAGCTCGAGCGGGAGGCGTAATTTACCCAATTGCTGAAGCTTTAGCCATTAATTTTAATTCAAATCCTAAAGATGATTCACGAAACCGCATTGGAACTTTTTTGATGCTAACGATCAGTCATATCAATGATATTACATCGGCAATGTTTTTAACGGCATTCACTGGAAATCTACTGGCGGCTAAATTAGTAACATCTTCGCTTGGCATAACATTAGGTTGGGGTCAATGGTTTATTGCTGCTATTGCTCCTTGTTTAGCTTCTTTCATTATCATTCCGTTAGTTATCTATTTTTTGACCAATCCAGTACTTAAAAAAACACCTGAAGCACCAAAATTAGCAACGGAAGAACTAAAAAAAATGGGTCCCGTTACCAGTAAAGAAATTATAATGGGAAGTACAGTGATACTACTTTTGGTATTTTGGATTTTTGGTAATAAATTGGATATTGACTCAACTACTACAGCTTTTATTGGCTTAACTCTATTAATTTTAACAGGCGTATTGAGTTGGGATGATATTAAAGGAGAAAAAGCTGCTTGGGATACTTTAATTTGGTTTGCAGCTTTACTTATGATGGCAGGACAAGTAAACAAACTTGGTGTAACTAAGTGGTTAGGTAATACTATAGGTAATGCAATAGAAGGGCATTTAGGTGAAAGTAGTTGGGTGCTTGTTATTATTATATTGTGTACCGTTTACGTTTATTTACACTACTTTTTTGCCAGCGGTAATGCTCATATTGCAGCTTTGTTTCCTGTATTTTTATCTGTAGCAATTGCACTCGGTCTACCACAAATGATAGCTATCTTTGCACTAGTTATTTGTACAAATTATTTTGGTTCAATTACACAATTTGCCAATGCTAGGAATCCACTATTATTCGCTGAAGGATTTGTACCGGTAAAAACATGGTGGAAAGTTGGTTTTGTATGTAGTGTTGTGAATTTAATTATTGTTTTCACCATTGGTTTATTATGGTGGAAAATGATAGGGTTAGGTCAATAA